A portion of the Juglans microcarpa x Juglans regia isolate MS1-56 chromosome 1D, Jm3101_v1.0, whole genome shotgun sequence genome contains these proteins:
- the LOC121259310 gene encoding BRAP2 RING ZnF UBP domain-containing protein 2 — translation MSTSSSVGPAGPSSDDVFRSPPAMISGDSTSSSSSSSSSSSSSFSLSALTQAFPFSSGNPRIEETRGVMHLYRDDAVSSSSSDLPVGRKPLVCVLGVPNYMTYADFCQFCGSFINHILEMRIVRNDGMEDRYSILIRFDSQESTDNFYRHFNGRRFSSLEAEVCRVLFTVDVQYTGSIEHEQATPASSTDQPACPVCLERLDQDMNGILTTICNHSFHCSCISMWTDSSCPVCRYCQQQPEKSICSVCQTSENLWICVICGFVGCGRYEGGHAIVHWKETQHCYSLEVETQRVWDYVGDNYVHRLIQSKTDGKLVELNAHCTLDSDACGSCESTDSGLSEALLNSRVEAIVNEYNELLATQLENQKLYFESLLQDIKEETEREISKAVDKAVGQKLQKMQAKLDRCVKEKEILDDLNESLLKNQEIWKAKILEIEERGKKALKLKDDKIRDSEEQLRDLMVFLEAGKTMEELSLSSEIKDGTVLSIPMEETSSSSSTKEGKKVNNSRKS, via the exons ATGTCTACGAGTTCCAGCGTAGGACCAGCCGGACCCTCGAGCGACGATGTCTTCCGATCACCACCGGCGATGATCTCAGGCGATTCCacctcatcttcctcttcctcttcctcttcctcttcctcgtcCTTCTCGCTCTCCGCTCTAACTCAGGCCTTTCCTTTCTCCTCCGGAAACCCTAGGATCGAGGAGACTCGCGGCGTCATGCACCTCTATCGCGACGACGCcgtttcctcctcctcctccgatCTCCCC GTTGGAAGGAAGCCTCTTGTTTGCGTTCTCGGAGTTCCAAATTATATGACATATGCAGATTTCTGCCAGTTCTGTGGTTCATTCATTAATCATATCTTAGAGATGAGAATTGTCAG AAATGATGGAATGGAGGATCGATACAGTATTTTGATTAGGTTTGATAGTCAGGAGTCCACCGATAATTTCTACAGGCATTTCAATGGGAGGCGATTTTCATCCCTAGAG gCAGAGGTTTGCCGTGTGCTTTTCACAGTGGATGTCCAGTACACAGGCTCTATTGAACATGAGCAGGCAACCCCTGCAAGCTCAACTGATCAGCCTGCTTGTCCAGTTTGTCTTG AGAGATTAGACCAAGACATGAATGGCATTCTCACAACCATCTGCAATCATTCTTTTCACTGCTCTTGTATCTCAATGTGGACGGATTCTTCTTGTCCG GTTTGCCGGTATTGTCAGCAGCAGCCTGAAAAATCAATATGTTCTGTTTGTCAAACTTCTGAGAATCTCTGGATTTGTGTTATCTGTGGCTTTGTTGGCTGTGGGAG GTATGAAGGAGGGCATGCCATAGTACATTGGAAAGAAACACAGCATTGCTATTCTCTCGAAGTGGAAACACAACGAGTGTGGGATTATGTGGGTGACAACTATGTTCACCGACTGATTCAGTCCAAAACTGATGGAAAGTTGGTTGAGTTGAATGCCCACTGCACCCTTGATAGTGATGCGTGTGGAAGTTGTGAATCCACAGATTCTGGACTTAGTGAGGCCCTTTTGAACAGTAGAGTGGAAGCT ATTGTTAATGAATACAACGAATTGCTTGCCACTCAACTTGAGAATCAAAAATTA TACTTTGAGTCCCTACTGCAAGATATCAAAGAAGAAACTGAAAGAGAAATTTCTAAAGCTGTGGACAAGGCTGTCGGTCAAAAACTTCAGAAGATGCAGGCTAAGCTGGATAGATGtgttaaagaaaaggaaattcttGATGAT CTTAATGAGAGTCTTTTGAAAAATCAGGAGATTTGGAAAGCAAAGATACTTGAAATAGAAGAAAG AGGGAAAAAGGCTTTGAAACTGAAAGATGATAAAATACGAGACTCGGAAGAACAG CTTAGAGATCTGATGGTATTCCTTGAAGCTGGGAAGACGATGGAGGAGTTATCATTGTCAAGTGAAATTAAGGATGGCACTGTTTTGTCAATACCAATGGAGGAGACCTCTTCGAGCAGCAGCACTAAGGAGGGAAAGAAGGTTAATAACAGCCGAAAAAGCTGA